The following coding sequences lie in one Leucobacter allii genomic window:
- a CDS encoding spermidine synthase: protein MRLPDPVTLSSGLTAEIEEDRWVPGAIQLLVDGTPQSHVNLRDPGELFFEYIRRIGHVIDLFREPGRPISALHLGGGAFTLPRYIEATRPGSRQQVVELEGALVDLVRAAAPLPARASIRVRRGDARAVLGRLPEGMRGAMDLVVVDVFAGARTPAHVSSIEFYTEVLPFLAPDGVVVVNAADGPGLPFVRGQAATLAACFDAVAAIAEPQVLKGRRFGNVVFVASGARSDAHGGQGHADRSADRRAALEGLDWLPRLLAGGPHPARMLAGRELAEFIRGAAPVTDANAVDSPAPAQELFERG, encoded by the coding sequence ATGCGACTCCCCGATCCCGTGACGCTCTCCTCGGGGCTCACGGCCGAGATCGAAGAGGACCGCTGGGTGCCCGGCGCGATCCAGCTGCTCGTCGACGGCACCCCGCAGTCCCACGTGAATCTGCGCGACCCCGGCGAACTGTTCTTCGAGTACATCCGTCGCATCGGCCACGTCATCGATCTGTTCCGCGAGCCCGGGCGCCCAATCTCGGCGCTGCACCTCGGCGGCGGCGCGTTCACGCTGCCCCGCTACATCGAGGCCACGCGTCCGGGCAGTCGCCAGCAGGTCGTGGAGCTCGAGGGGGCCCTTGTCGACCTCGTCCGCGCGGCCGCGCCGCTGCCGGCACGGGCGAGCATTCGCGTGCGCCGGGGCGACGCGCGCGCCGTGCTCGGCCGGCTCCCCGAGGGCATGCGGGGCGCGATGGACCTCGTCGTCGTGGACGTCTTCGCCGGCGCCCGCACCCCCGCGCACGTGTCGAGCATCGAGTTCTACACGGAGGTGCTGCCGTTCCTCGCCCCCGACGGCGTCGTCGTCGTGAACGCCGCAGACGGCCCCGGCCTGCCCTTCGTGCGCGGCCAGGCCGCCACGCTCGCCGCGTGCTTCGACGCCGTCGCCGCGATCGCCGAGCCGCAGGTGCTCAAGGGCCGCCGCTTCGGCAACGTGGTCTTCGTCGCGTCGGGGGCCCGCTCCGACGCGCACGGTGGGCAGGGCCACGCGGACCGCAGCGCGGACCGACGCGCCGCGCTCGAGGGCCTCGACTGGCTGCCGCGGCTCCTCGCCGGCGGACCGCACCCCGCGCGCATGCTCGCGGGCCGGGAGCTCGCGGAATTCATCCGCGGCGCGGCGCCGGTCACCGACGCGAACGCGGTGGACTCTCCGGCGCCCGCGCAGGAGCTCTTCGAACGTGGCTGA
- a CDS encoding glutaredoxin domain-containing protein, producing MNEQSPAAPGPVAPETLIFGADWCGDCRRAKLVFDRSGAPYRYIDLVREPEAAEVARDISGRTNIPVIVYPDRSHQVEPSNADMLRKIAELGLGRDGS from the coding sequence ATGAACGAGCAGTCGCCCGCGGCACCCGGCCCCGTCGCCCCCGAGACCCTCATCTTCGGCGCGGACTGGTGCGGCGACTGCCGCCGAGCGAAGCTCGTCTTCGACCGCTCGGGCGCCCCGTACCGCTACATCGACCTCGTGCGCGAACCCGAGGCCGCGGAGGTCGCCCGGGACATCAGCGGCCGCACCAACATCCCCGTGATCGTCTACCCCGACCGCAGCCATCAGGTCGAACCGTCCAACGCGGACATGCTGCGCAAGATCGCCGAGCTCGGCCTCGGCCGCGACGGATCGTGA
- a CDS encoding phosphatase PAP2 family protein encodes MGRSAAPLRDRSDRSGPSGIAVGAAVLGLVAVAAFGAVLRLTHPGPLPVDEWWHGVASVSPGSPASAIAVFLAQLGGGAGAAACAGIAAALCCALRRPRDAAAIATAALLGVLLSELGKSLVLRPRPWDQLYESHGTSYPSGHSMGAAALAVSAALVALGSERLGRRAERAVALAALGWMLLMMWSRTALHVHWLSDTVAGAILGASAAVLARRLWFGGGRAAAPRGRTARAAPR; translated from the coding sequence ATGGGGAGATCCGCCGCACCGCTCCGCGACCGCTCCGACCGCTCCGGGCCGTCGGGCATCGCCGTCGGCGCCGCCGTGCTCGGCCTCGTCGCGGTGGCGGCGTTCGGCGCCGTCCTCCGCCTGACGCACCCGGGACCGCTTCCCGTCGACGAGTGGTGGCACGGCGTCGCCTCGGTCTCCCCCGGCTCACCGGCCTCCGCGATCGCCGTCTTCCTCGCGCAGCTCGGCGGCGGCGCCGGAGCCGCGGCGTGTGCGGGCATCGCGGCCGCGCTCTGCTGCGCGCTGCGCCGCCCACGGGACGCCGCGGCGATCGCGACCGCGGCGCTGCTCGGCGTGCTCCTCTCGGAACTCGGGAAGTCGCTCGTGCTCCGGCCCCGCCCCTGGGACCAGCTCTACGAGAGCCACGGCACCTCCTACCCCTCGGGCCACTCGATGGGAGCGGCGGCGCTCGCGGTGTCCGCCGCGCTCGTGGCTCTGGGTTCGGAGCGGCTGGGACGCCGAGCGGAGCGCGCCGTCGCGCTCGCGGCGCTCGGATGGATGCTGCTCATGATGTGGAGCCGGACGGCGCTCCACGTGCACTGGCTGAGCGACACGGTCGCCGGCGCGATCCTCGGCGCGAGCGCCGCGGTGCTCGCGCGCCGTCTCTGGTTCGGCGGCGGTCGGGCGGCCGCGCCGCGCGGCCGCACCGCGCGAGCGGCTCCGCGGTGA
- a CDS encoding DNA-directed RNA polymerase subunit beta, translating into MAAARNASSTHNPKNGRDHSRLSFAKISDTLSVPNLLALQLESFDWLVGNDAWKERVVQAQEEGRDDIALKSGLEEIFDEISPIEDNAGTMQLSFENPILDEQKFTIEECKERGKTYAAPLYVEAAFYNTETQVLKSQTVYMGDFPIMTDKGTFIINGTERVIVSQLVRSPGVYFERTQEKTSDKDVFTARVIPSRGAWLEFEVDKRDQVGVRIDRKRKQSVTVFLKALGMTSEEILEEFAGYESIALTLEKDGILTQEEALKDIYRKQRPGEQVAIEAARALLDNSYFNPKRYDLAKVGRYKINRKLGVDAPITDSVLSLEDIVATIKYLVGLHAGTETLPGIRDGKEIDVRLDTDDIDHFGNRRIRAVGELIQNQVRTGLSRMERVVRERMTTQDIEAITPNTLINTRPVLAAIKEFFGTSQLSQFMDQNNPLAGLTNKRRLSALGPGGLSRDRAGVEVRDVHPSHYGRMCPIETPEGPNIGLIGALATFARINAFGFIETPYRRVVDGKVTDQVDYLTAHEEDEYLIAQAGAPLTPEGTFAEAQVLARPRGSEVIMVDAARVSYMDVSPRQMVSVATSLIPFLEHDDANRALMGANMQRQAVPLVRSESPVVGTGMEGYAAIDAGDVVTAQRAGVVAEVSADFVTIQEDEGGTKSYFMRKFDRSNQGTNYNHRVIVKAGERIEQGEVIADGPATENGELALGKNLLVAFMSWEGHNFEDAIILSQNLVKDDTLSSIHIEEYDVDARDTKLGKEEITRDLPNASMEALKDLDERGIIRIGAEVAPGDILVGKVTPKGETELSAEERLLRAIFNEKSREVRDTSLKVPHGVSGTVTAVKVFDAENDNDDELGSGVNQRVVVYIAQKRKITEGDKLAGRHGNKGVISKILPVEDMPFLADGTPVDVILNPLGIPGRMNFGQVLEIHLGWIAKQGWKVDGSPEWAKKLSEAALEAAPNTKVATPVFDGASEEEIAGLLDSTLPTRDGDRLIGSSGKTRLFDGRSGEPYPYPISVGYMYILKLHHLVDDKIHARSTGPYSMITQQPLGGKAQFGGQRFGEMEVWALEAYGAAYALQELLTVKSDDILGRVKVYEAIVRGENIPEPGVPESFRVLMKEMQSLCLNVEVLGADGNAVNLRDNDDEAHRTAEELGINLSTRFETSSVDEI; encoded by the coding sequence TTGGCTGCTGCGCGCAACGCATCGTCAACCCATAACCCGAAGAACGGCCGCGACCACTCGCGTCTCTCCTTCGCCAAGATTTCCGACACGCTGTCGGTGCCGAATCTGCTGGCACTGCAGCTGGAGAGCTTCGACTGGCTCGTCGGAAACGACGCGTGGAAGGAACGCGTCGTCCAGGCTCAGGAGGAGGGGCGCGACGACATCGCGCTGAAGAGCGGGCTCGAGGAGATCTTCGACGAGATCTCCCCGATCGAGGACAACGCTGGCACCATGCAGCTGTCCTTCGAGAACCCGATCCTCGACGAGCAGAAGTTCACCATCGAGGAGTGCAAGGAGCGCGGCAAGACCTACGCCGCGCCGCTGTACGTCGAGGCGGCCTTCTACAACACCGAGACGCAGGTGCTGAAGAGCCAGACCGTCTACATGGGCGATTTCCCCATCATGACGGACAAGGGCACGTTCATCATCAACGGCACCGAGCGCGTCATCGTCTCCCAGCTCGTGCGCAGCCCCGGCGTCTACTTCGAGCGCACCCAGGAGAAGACCTCCGACAAGGACGTCTTCACCGCCCGCGTGATCCCGAGCCGCGGCGCGTGGCTCGAGTTCGAGGTCGACAAGCGCGACCAGGTGGGCGTGCGCATCGACCGCAAGCGCAAGCAGTCCGTCACGGTCTTCCTCAAGGCGCTCGGCATGACGAGCGAGGAGATCCTCGAGGAGTTCGCCGGCTACGAGTCGATCGCGCTCACCCTCGAGAAGGACGGCATCCTCACCCAGGAGGAGGCGCTCAAGGACATCTACCGCAAGCAGCGTCCGGGCGAGCAGGTCGCGATCGAGGCGGCCCGCGCGCTCCTCGACAACAGCTACTTCAACCCGAAGCGCTACGACCTCGCCAAGGTCGGCCGCTACAAGATCAACCGCAAGCTCGGCGTCGACGCGCCGATCACCGATTCGGTGCTCTCCCTCGAGGACATCGTCGCGACGATCAAGTACCTCGTGGGGCTGCACGCCGGCACGGAGACCCTGCCGGGCATCCGCGACGGCAAGGAGATCGACGTCCGTCTCGACACCGACGACATCGACCACTTCGGCAACCGCCGCATCCGCGCCGTGGGCGAGCTGATCCAGAACCAGGTCCGCACCGGCCTCAGCCGCATGGAGCGCGTCGTCCGCGAGCGCATGACGACGCAGGACATCGAGGCGATCACACCGAACACCCTGATCAACACGCGCCCCGTGCTCGCGGCGATCAAGGAGTTCTTCGGCACCTCGCAGCTGTCGCAGTTCATGGATCAGAACAACCCGCTCGCGGGGCTGACCAACAAGCGCCGCCTCTCGGCGCTCGGTCCCGGCGGCCTCTCGCGCGACCGCGCGGGCGTCGAGGTCCGCGACGTGCACCCCTCGCACTACGGCCGCATGTGCCCGATCGAGACCCCTGAGGGCCCGAACATCGGCCTGATCGGCGCCCTCGCGACGTTCGCGCGCATCAACGCCTTCGGCTTCATCGAGACCCCCTACCGCCGCGTCGTCGACGGCAAGGTGACCGACCAGGTCGACTACCTCACCGCCCACGAGGAGGACGAGTACCTCATCGCCCAGGCCGGCGCTCCGCTCACCCCGGAGGGCACCTTCGCCGAGGCCCAGGTGCTCGCGCGCCCCCGCGGCTCCGAGGTGATCATGGTCGACGCGGCGCGCGTCAGCTACATGGACGTCTCGCCGCGCCAGATGGTCTCGGTTGCGACCTCGCTCATCCCGTTCCTCGAGCACGACGACGCGAACCGCGCGCTCATGGGCGCGAACATGCAGCGCCAGGCCGTGCCGCTCGTGCGCAGCGAGTCGCCCGTCGTCGGCACCGGCATGGAGGGCTACGCCGCGATCGACGCCGGTGACGTCGTCACCGCGCAGCGCGCCGGCGTCGTCGCCGAGGTCTCGGCCGACTTCGTCACCATCCAGGAGGACGAGGGCGGCACGAAGAGCTACTTCATGCGCAAGTTCGACCGCTCGAACCAGGGCACGAACTACAACCACCGCGTCATTGTGAAGGCGGGGGAGCGCATCGAGCAGGGCGAGGTCATCGCCGACGGTCCCGCGACGGAGAACGGCGAGCTCGCGCTCGGCAAGAACCTCCTCGTCGCGTTCATGTCCTGGGAGGGGCACAACTTCGAGGACGCGATCATCCTCAGCCAGAACCTGGTGAAGGACGACACCCTCTCCTCGATCCACATCGAGGAGTACGACGTCGACGCCCGCGACACCAAGCTCGGCAAGGAGGAGATCACCCGCGACCTCCCCAACGCCAGCATGGAGGCGCTGAAGGATCTGGACGAGCGCGGCATCATCCGCATCGGCGCCGAGGTGGCCCCGGGCGACATCCTCGTCGGCAAGGTCACGCCGAAGGGCGAGACCGAGCTCTCCGCCGAGGAGCGCCTGCTGCGTGCGATCTTCAACGAGAAGAGCCGCGAGGTCCGCGACACCTCGCTGAAGGTGCCGCACGGCGTCTCCGGCACGGTCACCGCGGTCAAGGTCTTCGACGCGGAGAACGACAACGACGACGAGCTCGGCTCGGGCGTCAACCAGCGCGTCGTGGTCTACATCGCCCAGAAGCGCAAGATCACCGAGGGCGACAAGCTCGCCGGCCGCCACGGCAACAAGGGCGTCATCTCGAAGATCCTGCCGGTCGAGGACATGCCGTTCCTCGCCGACGGCACCCCCGTCGACGTGATCCTGAACCCGCTCGGCATCCCCGGCCGCATGAACTTCGGCCAGGTGCTCGAGATCCACCTGGGGTGGATCGCGAAGCAGGGCTGGAAGGTCGACGGCTCGCCGGAGTGGGCCAAGAAGCTCTCCGAGGCCGCGCTCGAGGCCGCGCCGAACACGAAGGTCGCGACCCCGGTGTTCGACGGCGCCTCCGAGGAGGAGATCGCCGGTCTCCTCGACTCCACGCTGCCCACGCGCGACGGCGACCGGCTCATCGGCTCGAGCGGCAAGACCCGCCTGTTCGACGGCCGTTCGGGCGAGCCGTACCCGTACCCGATCTCCGTCGGCTACATGTACATCCTCAAGCTGCACCACCTCGTCGACGACAAGATCCACGCGCGCTCGACGGGCCCCTACTCGATGATCACCCAGCAGCCGCTCGGCGGGAAGGCCCAGTTCGGCGGCCAGCGCTTCGGTGAGATGGAGGTGTGGGCGCTCGAGGCCTACGGCGCCGCGTACGCGCTGCAGGAGCTGCTCACGGTCAAGTCCGACGACATCCTCGGCCGCGTGAAGGTCTACGAGGCGATCGTCCGCGGCGAGAACATCCCCGAGCCGGGCGTGCCGGAGTCCTTCCGCGTGCTCATGAAGGAGATGCAGTCGCTCTGCCTGAACGTCGAGGTCCTCGGGGCCGACGGCAACGCCGTCAACCTGCGCGACAACGACGACGAGGCGCACCGCACGGCGGAGGAGCTCGGCATCAACCTGTCCACCCGCTTCGAGACCTCGTCCGTCGACGAGATCTGA
- the rpoC gene encoding DNA-directed RNA polymerase subunit beta': protein MLEGTSFNELQIRLATAEDIRSWSFGEVKKPETINYRTLKPEKDGLFGEQIFGPSRDWECACGKYKRVRYKGIVCERCGVEVTKSSVRRERMGHIELAAPVTHIWYFKGVPSRLGYLLDMAPKDLEKVIYFAAYMIIDIDEEGRHEDLAELEAELRLELKALEDQRDISIAQRQQQAESDLAALEAEGAKADQRRRAEASAEKEMAAIRKGFDDDIARLQRVWEDFRNLKVGDLKPEDAVFADLMDRYGDYFEAYMGAEAIKKRLESFDLAAESDTLHLQIAEGKGQKKIRAIKRLKVVNSFLQTGASPAAMVLDVVPVIPPELRPMVQLDGGRFATSDLNDLYRRVINRNNRLRRLLDLGAPEIIVNNEKRMLQEAVDALFDNGRRGRPVTGTGNRALKSLSDMLKGKQGRFRQNLLGKRVDYSGRSVIVVGPQLKLHQCGLPKQMALELFKPFVIKRLMDLSHAQNVKAAKRMVERARSEVWDVLEEIIRERPVLLNRAPTLHRLGIQAFEPQLVEGKAIQLHPLVCAAFNADFDGDQMAVHLPLSVEAQAEARVLMLASNNILKPSDGRPVTLPSQDMIVGLHYLTTVKQDTVGTGRAFGSIAEAILAKDEGTLDIASQVKIRLVGYTDANGVTYDKPKLVETSLGRAIFNEALPVDYPYFERVADKGALSGLVNDLAERYPKTEVAATLDRIKDAGFKWASQSGITVALSDIVTPANKYDIIAEHEQRAAKVQRDFDRGLILDSDRHKALTEIWTEATDEVAAAMRESFPEDNTIFRMVSSGARGNWLQIRNIAGMRGLVSNPKGEIIPRPIINSYREGLSVAEYFIATHGARKGLADTALRTADSGYLTRRLVDVSQDVIIREEDCGTRRGLDLPIAEADANGVLVRDENVENSVYARTLAADAVNGEGTVVAAAGEDVGDVLIDKLVAGGVTEIKVRSVLTCESAVGVCATCYGRSLATGQRVDIGEAVGIIAAQSIGEPGTQLTMRTFHTGGSASADDITQGLPRVQELFEARTPKGASPIAEAAGRVTIEDTEKSRRILLTPDDGTEEKAYPVLKRATLLVEDGDHVELGQPFLQGTLDPKDILQVGSTENGKHIPGERAVQKYLVEGVQGVYRSQGVPIHDKHIEVIVRQMLRKVTVVDHGETELLPGELVDRSRYQRINREALLETKRAATARPEVMGITKASLATESWLSAASFQETTRVLTQAAMEGSRDPLIGLKENVIIGKLIPAGTGLSGYRDVDVAATEEAKAERYPNRLFATEGTFDENDLSFVDFDSFTADEFNPGNYS from the coding sequence TTGCTCGAGGGTACGAGTTTCAACGAGCTGCAGATCCGTCTGGCCACCGCCGAGGACATCCGCAGCTGGTCGTTCGGCGAGGTCAAGAAGCCGGAGACCATCAACTACCGCACGCTGAAGCCGGAGAAGGACGGCCTCTTCGGCGAGCAGATCTTCGGTCCCAGCCGCGACTGGGAGTGCGCCTGCGGCAAGTACAAGCGGGTCCGCTACAAGGGCATCGTCTGCGAGCGCTGCGGCGTCGAGGTGACGAAGTCCAGCGTGCGACGCGAGCGGATGGGCCACATCGAGCTCGCCGCGCCCGTCACGCACATCTGGTACTTCAAGGGCGTCCCGTCGCGCCTGGGCTACCTGCTCGACATGGCGCCGAAGGACCTCGAGAAGGTCATCTACTTCGCCGCGTACATGATCATCGACATCGATGAGGAGGGGCGTCACGAGGATCTCGCGGAGCTGGAGGCCGAGCTGCGGCTCGAGCTGAAGGCGCTCGAGGATCAGCGCGACATCTCGATCGCGCAGCGCCAGCAGCAGGCCGAGTCCGACCTCGCGGCGCTCGAGGCCGAGGGGGCGAAGGCGGATCAGCGCCGTCGCGCCGAGGCCTCCGCCGAGAAGGAGATGGCCGCGATCCGCAAGGGCTTCGACGACGACATCGCGCGCCTGCAGCGGGTGTGGGAGGACTTCCGCAACCTGAAGGTCGGCGACCTCAAGCCCGAGGACGCGGTCTTCGCGGACCTCATGGACCGCTACGGCGACTACTTCGAGGCGTACATGGGCGCCGAGGCGATCAAGAAGCGCCTCGAGTCCTTCGACCTCGCCGCCGAGAGCGACACGCTGCACCTGCAGATCGCCGAGGGCAAGGGCCAGAAGAAGATCCGCGCCATCAAGCGCCTGAAGGTCGTGAACTCCTTCCTGCAGACGGGCGCGAGCCCGGCCGCGATGGTGCTCGACGTGGTGCCGGTGATCCCTCCGGAGCTGCGCCCGATGGTCCAGCTGGACGGCGGCCGCTTCGCGACCTCGGACCTCAACGACCTCTACCGTCGCGTGATCAACCGCAACAACCGCCTGCGGCGCCTGCTCGATCTCGGCGCCCCCGAGATCATCGTGAACAACGAGAAGCGCATGCTCCAGGAGGCCGTCGACGCGCTGTTCGACAACGGCCGCCGCGGCCGCCCGGTGACGGGCACGGGCAACCGCGCCCTGAAGTCCCTGAGCGACATGCTCAAGGGCAAGCAGGGCCGCTTCCGCCAGAACCTGCTCGGCAAGCGCGTCGACTACTCCGGCCGTTCGGTCATCGTCGTCGGCCCGCAGCTGAAGCTGCACCAGTGCGGCCTGCCCAAGCAGATGGCGCTCGAGCTGTTCAAGCCGTTCGTCATCAAGCGCCTCATGGACCTGTCGCACGCGCAGAACGTGAAGGCCGCCAAGCGCATGGTGGAGCGCGCGCGCTCCGAGGTGTGGGACGTGCTCGAGGAGATCATCCGCGAGCGCCCGGTGCTGCTCAACCGCGCGCCGACCCTGCACCGCCTCGGCATCCAGGCCTTCGAGCCCCAGCTCGTCGAGGGCAAGGCGATCCAGCTGCACCCGCTCGTGTGCGCCGCGTTCAACGCGGACTTCGACGGCGACCAGATGGCCGTCCACCTGCCGCTCTCGGTCGAGGCGCAGGCGGAGGCGCGCGTGCTCATGCTCGCGTCGAACAACATCCTGAAGCCCTCCGACGGCCGCCCGGTGACCCTGCCCTCGCAGGACATGATCGTCGGCCTGCACTACCTCACCACTGTCAAGCAGGACACGGTCGGCACCGGCCGCGCCTTCGGCTCGATCGCCGAGGCGATCCTCGCGAAGGACGAGGGCACCCTCGACATCGCGTCCCAGGTCAAGATCCGCCTCGTCGGCTACACCGATGCGAACGGCGTGACCTACGACAAGCCGAAGCTCGTGGAGACCTCCCTCGGCCGCGCCATCTTCAACGAGGCGCTGCCGGTGGACTACCCGTACTTCGAGCGGGTTGCCGACAAGGGCGCGCTCTCGGGCCTCGTCAACGACCTCGCCGAGCGGTACCCGAAGACCGAGGTCGCCGCGACCCTCGACCGGATCAAGGACGCGGGCTTCAAGTGGGCCTCGCAGTCGGGCATCACCGTGGCGCTCTCGGACATCGTGACGCCGGCGAACAAGTACGACATCATCGCGGAGCACGAGCAGCGCGCCGCGAAGGTCCAGCGCGACTTCGACCGCGGCCTGATCCTCGACAGCGACCGCCACAAGGCGCTGACGGAGATCTGGACCGAGGCCACCGACGAGGTCGCCGCCGCCATGCGCGAGTCGTTCCCCGAGGACAACACCATCTTCCGGATGGTGTCCTCGGGCGCCCGAGGCAACTGGCTGCAGATCCGCAACATCGCCGGCATGCGCGGCCTGGTGTCGAACCCGAAGGGCGAGATCATCCCGCGCCCGATCATCAACTCGTACCGCGAGGGCCTGTCGGTGGCGGAGTACTTCATCGCGACCCACGGCGCCCGCAAGGGCCTCGCGGACACGGCGCTCCGCACCGCGGACTCCGGCTACCTGACCCGTCGACTCGTCGACGTCTCCCAGGACGTCATCATCCGCGAGGAGGACTGCGGGACCCGCCGCGGCCTCGACCTCCCGATCGCAGAGGCGGACGCGAACGGCGTGCTGGTGCGCGACGAGAACGTCGAGAACTCGGTGTACGCCCGGACGCTCGCGGCCGACGCGGTCAACGGCGAGGGCACCGTCGTCGCGGCGGCGGGCGAGGACGTGGGCGACGTGCTCATCGACAAGCTCGTGGCGGGCGGCGTGACCGAGATCAAGGTCCGCTCCGTGCTCACCTGCGAGTCCGCGGTCGGCGTCTGCGCGACCTGCTACGGCCGTTCGCTCGCGACCGGTCAGCGCGTCGACATCGGCGAGGCCGTCGGCATCATCGCGGCCCAGTCGATCGGCGAGCCGGGCACCCAGCTCACGATGCGCACCTTCCACACGGGCGGTTCCGCGTCGGCCGACGACATCACGCAGGGTCTGCCCCGCGTGCAGGAGCTCTTCGAGGCGCGCACCCCGAAGGGCGCCTCCCCGATCGCCGAGGCCGCCGGCCGCGTCACGATCGAGGACACCGAGAAGAGCCGCCGCATCCTCCTCACGCCGGACGACGGCACCGAGGAGAAGGCCTACCCCGTGCTCAAGCGCGCGACCCTCCTCGTCGAGGACGGCGACCACGTCGAGCTCGGCCAGCCCTTCCTCCAGGGCACGCTCGACCCGAAGGACATCCTGCAGGTCGGCTCCACGGAGAACGGCAAGCACATCCCCGGCGAGCGCGCGGTGCAGAAGTACCTCGTCGAGGGCGTGCAGGGCGTCTACCGCTCGCAGGGCGTGCCGATCCACGACAAGCACATCGAGGTCATCGTGCGCCAGATGCTGCGCAAGGTGACGGTCGTCGACCACGGCGAGACCGAGCTGCTCCCGGGCGAGCTCGTGGACCGCTCGCGCTACCAGCGAATCAACCGCGAGGCGCTGCTCGAGACCAAGCGCGCCGCGACGGCGCGCCCCGAGGTCATGGGCATCACCAAGGCCTCGCTCGCGACCGAGTCGTGGCTGTCGGCGGCCTCCTTCCAGGAGACCACGCGCGTGCTCACCCAGGCGGCGATGGAGGGATCGCGGGATCCGCTCATCGGTCTCAAGGAGAACGTCATCATCGGCAAGCTCATCCCTGCGGGCACCGGCCTGTCGGGCTACCGCGACGTCGACGTGGCGGCGACCGAGGAGGCGAAGGCGGAGCGGTACCCGAACCGCCTGTTCGCGACCGAGGGCACCTTCGACGAGAACGACCTCTCCTTCGTGGACTTCGACAGCTTCACGGCCGACGAGTTCAACCCGGGCAACTACAGCTGA
- a CDS encoding spermidine/putrescine ABC transporter substrate-binding protein, protein MAATIEERVNVAVDAWLRWVPGWAPGTHRGRARLCRRCTGSPVLTAAGIANDVPHQVTHALVSRMQRIIDRRVDEFTADELPTLHAELSGEELWRTRGYDPAAGLAPEYEGLDPDPEPAEGDQPFLFTLAGLAEETRPEPPLPRPPLSAEEKQRLRREIELADRCAEEAGRELCFALAAHRPRIQTAISRFVEPQVRAMLDELSRNLEPPQ, encoded by the coding sequence GTGGCCGCGACGATCGAGGAGCGCGTGAACGTCGCCGTCGACGCCTGGCTGCGCTGGGTGCCCGGCTGGGCGCCCGGCACGCATCGCGGGCGCGCCCGGCTCTGCCGGCGATGCACCGGATCGCCGGTCCTCACGGCCGCGGGGATCGCGAACGACGTCCCGCACCAGGTCACCCACGCCCTCGTCTCGCGGATGCAGCGCATCATCGACCGCCGGGTGGACGAGTTCACCGCGGACGAACTGCCGACCCTGCACGCCGAGCTCAGCGGGGAGGAGCTCTGGCGGACCCGGGGCTACGATCCCGCGGCGGGCCTCGCGCCGGAGTACGAGGGACTCGATCCGGATCCGGAGCCGGCGGAGGGCGACCAGCCGTTCCTCTTCACCCTCGCCGGGCTCGCGGAGGAGACGCGGCCCGAGCCGCCGCTGCCGCGTCCGCCCCTGAGCGCCGAGGAGAAGCAGCGACTGCGCCGGGAGATCGAGCTCGCGGATCGCTGCGCGGAGGAGGCCGGGCGCGAGCTCTGCTTCGCCCTCGCCGCGCACCGACCGCGCATCCAGACCGCGATCTCGCGCTTCGTCGAACCGCAGGTCCGGGCCATGCTCGACGAGCTGAGCCGGAATCTCGAGCCGCCGCAGTGA
- the rpsL gene encoding 30S ribosomal protein S12, whose product MPTIQQLVRKGRTPKVSKTKAPALKANPQQAGVCTRVYTTTPKKPNSAMRKVARVKLRNGTEVTAYIPGEGHNLQEHSLVLVRGGRVKDLPGVRYKIVRGALDTQAVKDRQQARSRYGAKKVK is encoded by the coding sequence TTGCCTACCATTCAGCAGTTGGTTCGCAAGGGCCGGACGCCGAAGGTCTCGAAGACCAAGGCTCCCGCTCTGAAGGCGAACCCGCAGCAGGCCGGGGTGTGCACCCGCGTCTACACCACCACGCCCAAGAAGCCGAACTCGGCGATGCGCAAGGTCGCTCGTGTGAAGCTCCGCAACGGCACCGAGGTCACCGCCTACATTCCGGGCGAGGGCCACAACCTGCAGGAGCACTCGCTGGTGCTCGTGCGCGGTGGTCGTGTCAAGGACCTCCCCGGTGTCCGTTACAAGATCGTGCGCGGCGCGCTCGACACGCAGGCGGTCAAGGACCGTCAGCAGGCTCGTAGCCGCTACGGTGCGAAGAAGGTGAAGTAA
- the rpsG gene encoding 30S ribosomal protein S7, with translation MPRKGPAPKRPVVADPVYGSPVVSQLVNKILLDGKKGLAERIVYGALENVAEKSGQDAVTVLKKALDNVRPTLEVRSRRVGGSTYQVPVEVKPHRANTLALRWLTSYAKARRENTMTDRLTNEILDASNGLGAAVKRREDTHKMAESNRAFAHYRW, from the coding sequence ATGCCCCGTAAAGGTCCTGCTCCCAAGCGCCCCGTCGTCGCCGATCCCGTGTACGGCTCGCCCGTGGTGAGCCAGCTCGTCAACAAGATCCTGCTCGACGGCAAGAAGGGTCTCGCCGAGCGCATCGTTTACGGCGCGCTCGAGAACGTTGCCGAGAAGTCCGGTCAGGATGCGGTCACGGTCCTCAAGAAGGCGCTCGACAACGTGCGCCCCACCCTCGAGGTCCGTTCGCGTCGCGTCGGCGGCAGCACCTACCAGGTGCCCGTCGAGGTCAAGCCGCACCGCGCGAACACGCTCGCGCTCCGCTGGCTGACCAGCTACGCGAAGGCCCGTCGTGAGAACACGATGACCGATCGCCTCACCAACGAGATCCTCGACGCCTCCAACGGCCTCGGTGCCGCCGTGAAGCGCCGCGAGGACACGCACAAGATGGCCGAGTCGAACCGCGCGTTCGCTCACTACCGCTGGTAG